A region from the uncultured Holophaga sp. genome encodes:
- a CDS encoding NADPH-dependent FMN reductase — MAGTPCSLLILSGSFHSRSKSLALAQVIREAFPQCPCEIPTLDRLPFFSEDLNREKPDEVRAFITQVQQCDGIICVSPEYNHSIPAVLKNALDWASRPAFESPLKGKPVSIITQSSNSVGGARAQGQLKIVLDATLSRIHPHHEMLITEADRLMVDDTLTLDEAVERRLRRHIENFLDFVAGRD, encoded by the coding sequence ATGGCCGGAACACCTTGCAGCCTTCTGATCCTCTCCGGGAGTTTCCACTCCCGGAGCAAGAGTCTGGCCTTGGCCCAGGTCATCCGGGAGGCCTTCCCCCAATGCCCTTGCGAGATTCCGACCCTGGACCGGCTGCCCTTCTTCTCCGAGGACCTCAACCGGGAGAAGCCGGACGAGGTCCGGGCCTTCATCACCCAGGTTCAGCAGTGCGATGGGATCATCTGCGTCAGCCCTGAGTACAACCACAGCATCCCGGCTGTTCTGAAGAACGCCCTGGACTGGGCTTCCCGACCCGCCTTCGAGTCGCCCCTCAAGGGCAAGCCCGTCAGCATCATCACCCAGTCCAGCAACTCGGTCGGGGGTGCCCGTGCCCAGGGGCAGCTCAAGATTGTCCTGGATGCCACCCTCTCCCGCATCCACCCCCACCACGAGATGCTGATCACCGAGGCCGACCGGCTCATGGTCGACGACACCCTCACCCTGGACGAGGCTGTGGAGCGCCGTCTGCGGCGCCACATCGAGAACTTCCTGGACTTTGTTGCAGGGCGGGACTGA
- a CDS encoding ATP-binding protein: MSPRVLTWTRSLHAKLFLVTALVTSAVTILVAASITSNSRKEMLVYTRALAVQNALAVETEIHQRWERDFHDFQNFRNTEDLSDFLETLSGEGRVIFQIDVFKRTGEKTVALAASSADDPSTVAYGSELGSYLALQKPQAELIALNTGHQAWKVYQPIRPIHGGKHNLGLVRVYCDLEHWESIWARNRHRTYWVLPPILLGEFILLWIVLGTVINDPVRTITRAMARLQAGDPEARAEVSRGDELGQIATSFNSMAAELQRTTQEKEFLITEVQGLNTHLQDRIDSALTELQAKNQELALLVERNSILREELSQQERLAVAGQLTAAFAHEVGTPLNLVNAHLQLLQAQPEVGDRTRERIGLIHGQIERVGNIVRRLLNLVHKPSLQKQPVKLHELIDGLHRLWAPSFAARSIILELNIPFICTLWADQKQLEQVLINLVNNAMDAMPEGGLVRISATAQDQAWLVSVEDTGTGIPDELLPMVFRPLFTTKPEGQGTGLGLSICREIIRAHGGEITIEAAREGGTCLLITLPAAPDSDQPS, from the coding sequence ATGAGCCCCCGCGTCCTCACCTGGACCCGGAGCCTCCACGCCAAGCTCTTTCTGGTGACGGCCCTGGTCACCAGCGCCGTCACCATCCTGGTGGCGGCCTCCATCACCAGCAACAGCCGCAAGGAGATGCTGGTCTACACCCGCGCCCTGGCGGTGCAGAATGCCCTCGCCGTGGAGACCGAGATCCACCAGCGGTGGGAGCGGGACTTCCACGACTTCCAGAACTTCCGGAACACAGAGGACCTGAGCGACTTCCTGGAGACCCTCTCAGGCGAGGGCCGGGTCATCTTCCAGATCGATGTCTTCAAGCGCACCGGCGAGAAGACGGTGGCCCTGGCCGCCTCCTCGGCGGATGACCCCTCCACGGTCGCTTACGGATCTGAACTCGGCAGCTACCTCGCCCTCCAGAAACCCCAAGCCGAGCTCATCGCCCTCAACACAGGCCACCAGGCCTGGAAGGTCTACCAGCCCATCCGCCCCATCCATGGCGGCAAGCACAACCTCGGTCTGGTCCGGGTCTACTGCGACCTGGAGCACTGGGAGTCCATCTGGGCCCGGAACCGCCACCGCACCTACTGGGTCCTCCCCCCCATCCTGCTGGGGGAGTTCATCCTGCTCTGGATCGTGCTGGGCACGGTGATCAATGACCCCGTCCGGACCATCACCCGGGCCATGGCACGGCTGCAGGCCGGGGATCCCGAAGCCCGGGCGGAGGTGAGCCGAGGAGACGAACTGGGCCAGATCGCCACCAGCTTCAACAGCATGGCGGCCGAGCTCCAGCGCACCACCCAGGAGAAGGAGTTCCTCATCACCGAAGTCCAGGGGCTCAACACCCACCTCCAGGATCGCATCGACTCGGCCTTGACCGAGCTCCAGGCCAAGAACCAGGAGCTGGCCCTGCTGGTGGAGCGCAACAGCATTCTGCGGGAGGAGCTGAGCCAGCAGGAGCGCCTCGCCGTGGCCGGCCAGCTCACCGCGGCCTTCGCCCACGAGGTGGGCACTCCGCTCAACCTCGTCAACGCCCACCTTCAGCTCCTCCAGGCCCAGCCCGAGGTCGGCGACCGCACGCGGGAGCGCATCGGCCTCATCCATGGGCAGATCGAGCGGGTGGGCAACATCGTCCGCCGCCTCCTGAACCTGGTCCACAAGCCCAGCCTGCAGAAGCAACCAGTCAAGCTCCACGAGCTCATCGACGGGCTCCACCGCCTCTGGGCCCCCTCCTTCGCGGCCAGGAGCATCATCCTGGAGCTCAACATCCCCTTCATCTGCACCCTCTGGGCGGATCAGAAGCAGCTCGAGCAGGTGCTCATCAACCTGGTCAACAACGCCATGGACGCCATGCCGGAGGGCGGACTGGTGCGCATCTCCGCCACCGCCCAGGACCAGGCCTGGCTGGTCTCCGTAGAGGACACGGGAACCGGCATCCCCGATGAGCTCCTCCCCATGGTCTTCCGTCCCCTCTTCACCACCAAGCCCGAGGGCCAGGGCACCGGCCTCGGCCTCTCCATCTGCCGCGAGATCATCCGGGCCCACGGGGGCGAGATCACCATCGAGGCCGCCCGGGAGGGCGGCACCTGCCTGCTCATCACCCTGCCCGCCGCCCCGGACTCGGACCAGCCAAGCTGA
- a CDS encoding 50S ribosomal protein L11 methyltransferase — translation MRWRLEVPAEVEDSLCAWLDEEGASAYYREVDPPFTFFAYFPPDLAVPTTDGLVAFPGVKLLEAETFADEDWLAKSREGFGSFEVGSGFYIKPLWDENPAPEGRTPIVVNPGLAFGTGGHETTRLCMSFLEDLAAEGRLEGPILDIGAGTGILALTAFLLGGTGLTAFDADPDCGPAMEELVELNAGVLQGRKPYQSFVGLLDDTRVQGPYRGLLANILLITIQELLPRMAEITVPGSWLVASGILAEQQDEALVSLASQGFRPKEILQEGAWIAILAERVA, via the coding sequence ATGAGATGGCGTCTGGAAGTCCCCGCGGAGGTGGAGGACAGCCTCTGCGCCTGGCTGGATGAGGAGGGTGCGAGCGCCTACTACCGGGAGGTTGATCCCCCCTTCACCTTCTTCGCCTACTTCCCCCCCGACCTGGCGGTGCCGACCACGGATGGGCTGGTGGCCTTCCCGGGGGTGAAGCTCCTGGAGGCCGAGACCTTCGCCGACGAGGACTGGCTGGCCAAGAGCCGGGAGGGCTTCGGCTCCTTTGAGGTGGGTAGCGGCTTCTACATCAAGCCTCTCTGGGACGAGAACCCCGCCCCCGAGGGCCGTACTCCCATCGTGGTGAATCCCGGCCTGGCCTTCGGCACCGGCGGCCATGAGACGACCCGCCTCTGCATGAGCTTCCTGGAGGACCTGGCAGCTGAGGGACGGCTGGAGGGGCCGATCCTGGACATCGGGGCCGGAACCGGCATCCTGGCCCTCACGGCCTTCCTCCTGGGAGGCACCGGGCTCACCGCCTTCGATGCGGATCCCGACTGCGGACCCGCCATGGAGGAGCTGGTGGAGCTGAATGCCGGTGTCCTGCAGGGGCGGAAGCCTTATCAGAGCTTCGTGGGCCTGCTGGACGACACCCGGGTGCAGGGCCCCTACCGCGGACTCCTGGCCAACATCCTCCTGATCACCATCCAGGAGCTCCTCCCCCGCATGGCTGAGATCACCGTGCCGGGCTCCTGGCTGGTGGCCTCGGGCATCCTGGCGGAGCAGCAGGACGAGGCCCTGGTGAGCCTGGCCTCCCAGGGTTTCCGCCCGAAGGAGATTCTGCAGGAGGGCGCCTGGATCGCCATCCTGGCGGAGCGGGTGGCATGA
- the murI gene encoding glutamate racemase — protein sequence MNRADRCIGVFDSGVGGLTVVRALRRLLPGESIVYLGDTARVPYGSKSPETVARYALQAGEILQRHDPKLLVVACNTASALGLSALQAKSPCPVLGVVEPGAEAAASVEGPIGVLGTLATVQSGAYEQALRRRRPDAVIHSLACPLLVSLAEEGWLDDPITDSICRRYLNQLPFEVKTLILGCTHYPLLLPSLARVRPGTTWIDSGEVTARSVEALLKGSLGYRTASARGPLKILLTDAGSRLQEIGSRCLGEPLDGVELVGM from the coding sequence ATGAACCGCGCGGACCGCTGCATCGGGGTCTTCGACTCCGGGGTGGGCGGACTCACGGTGGTGCGGGCCCTTCGGCGGCTTCTGCCCGGCGAGTCCATCGTCTACCTGGGGGACACCGCCCGGGTGCCCTACGGGAGCAAGTCCCCGGAGACGGTGGCCCGCTATGCTCTGCAGGCCGGAGAGATCCTCCAGCGTCATGACCCCAAGCTCCTGGTGGTGGCCTGCAATACGGCCTCGGCTCTGGGGCTGTCCGCCCTCCAGGCCAAAAGCCCCTGTCCGGTGCTGGGGGTCGTCGAGCCCGGAGCGGAGGCTGCGGCCTCCGTGGAGGGCCCCATCGGGGTCCTGGGCACCCTGGCCACGGTGCAGAGCGGGGCCTACGAACAGGCCCTCCGGCGGCGGCGCCCCGATGCCGTGATCCATAGCCTGGCCTGCCCCCTGCTGGTCTCCCTCGCGGAGGAGGGCTGGCTGGACGACCCCATCACCGACAGCATCTGCCGCCGCTACCTCAACCAGCTCCCCTTTGAAGTGAAGACCCTCATCCTGGGCTGCACCCACTACCCCCTGCTCCTGCCCTCCCTGGCCCGGGTGCGCCCCGGTACCACCTGGATCGACAGCGGGGAGGTCACGGCCCGCAGCGTGGAGGCTCTTCTGAAGGGTTCCCTCGGCTACCGCACTGCCAGTGCCCGGGGCCCTCTGAAGATCCTGCTGACGGATGCCGGCTCCAGGCTCCAGGAGATCGGCTCCCGCTGTCTGGGCGAGCCCCTGGATGGGGTGGAGCTGGTGGGGATGTAG
- a CDS encoding sigma-54 dependent transcriptional regulator encodes MNCLPRLHWSTLGEPTHGLDQRWAAVWSVTVDKGAHPALPPVETELWVISATAEEPPPALVRTVAEVGGLPILLLRDGDLPASVLAAWSALGSVRWSPLRPEPPMAGLRPLALPQAPLTAGQALGLGLVGIGAAMQEVLVKARAAAATRATVLLTGESGTGKEVIARAIHRMSAEADRPFVPVHCGAIPENLLESELFGYTKGAFTDARKDTPGKFREAHGGTIFLDEIGTMPPAAQVRLLRVLQEWEVQPLGGGPPIKVDVRVVVATNLDLWAKVQDGSFREDLFYRLEVVPIALPPLRQRREEVPFLAQHFLNRKARQHGLYPKALHPSVDPLLMALPWPGNVRQLENAVERALVLSGQRPVLTREDFAFLAARMGTLPAGELVPVKAELFSTPQAAPSTLELPPDGLDLNQVVSDMEKKLMLQSLQITRGNKKRAAELLGLKRTTFLEKMKRLDLEDAELPSAEED; translated from the coding sequence ATGAACTGCCTGCCCCGCCTCCACTGGTCCACCCTCGGCGAGCCCACCCACGGGCTGGATCAACGCTGGGCGGCGGTCTGGAGCGTCACGGTGGACAAGGGTGCCCATCCCGCCCTGCCGCCGGTGGAGACTGAGCTCTGGGTCATCAGTGCCACCGCGGAGGAACCCCCTCCCGCCCTGGTGCGGACCGTGGCCGAGGTGGGAGGGCTCCCCATCCTGCTGCTGCGGGACGGGGACCTGCCCGCCTCCGTCCTGGCGGCCTGGTCGGCCCTGGGCTCCGTGCGCTGGAGCCCTCTCCGCCCCGAGCCGCCCATGGCGGGGCTCCGGCCCCTGGCCCTGCCCCAGGCGCCCCTCACGGCCGGGCAGGCTCTGGGGTTGGGACTGGTGGGGATCGGTGCCGCCATGCAGGAGGTCCTGGTCAAGGCCCGGGCCGCAGCGGCCACCCGGGCCACGGTGCTCCTGACGGGGGAGAGCGGCACGGGCAAGGAGGTCATCGCCCGGGCCATCCACCGCATGAGTGCCGAGGCGGACCGGCCCTTTGTCCCGGTGCACTGCGGGGCCATCCCCGAGAACCTCCTGGAGTCCGAGCTCTTCGGCTACACCAAGGGGGCCTTCACCGATGCCCGGAAGGACACCCCCGGGAAGTTCCGGGAGGCCCATGGGGGTACCATCTTCCTGGATGAGATCGGCACCATGCCTCCGGCGGCCCAGGTGCGCCTCCTGCGGGTGCTCCAGGAGTGGGAGGTCCAGCCCCTGGGAGGCGGTCCCCCCATCAAGGTGGATGTGCGGGTGGTGGTGGCCACCAACCTGGACCTCTGGGCCAAGGTGCAGGACGGCTCCTTCCGGGAGGACCTCTTCTACCGTCTGGAGGTGGTGCCCATCGCGCTGCCGCCTCTGCGGCAGCGCAGGGAGGAGGTCCCCTTCCTCGCCCAGCACTTCCTCAACCGCAAGGCCCGCCAGCATGGGCTCTACCCCAAGGCCCTCCACCCCTCGGTGGACCCGCTGCTCATGGCCCTGCCCTGGCCGGGCAATGTCCGTCAGCTGGAGAACGCCGTGGAGCGCGCCCTCGTGCTCTCAGGTCAGCGTCCCGTCCTGACCCGGGAGGACTTCGCCTTCCTGGCGGCGCGCATGGGGACGCTGCCCGCCGGGGAGCTGGTGCCGGTGAAAGCCGAGCTATTCAGCACCCCCCAGGCGGCCCCCAGCACCCTGGAGCTGCCGCCGGATGGCCTCGATCTCAATCAGGTGGTCTCGGACATGGAGAAGAAGCTCATGCTCCAGAGCCTCCAGATCACCCGGGGCAACAAGAAGCGGGCGGCGGAGCTCCTGGGGCTCAAGCGAACCACCTTCCTGGAGAAGATGAAGCGCCTGGACCTGGAGGATGCCGAGCTCCCGAGTGCTGAGGAGGACTGA
- a CDS encoding CHAD domain-containing protein, translating into MHPIDLSLLLHRAFEARGERLLALTRVAGWWQEEEPLHQVRVASRRLRAVMRLLDPEAYPGLKRQQKRLESLTRLLGPVRELDVHNQLLEELGHDLPGPHGWAALEHLLELIEEKRGLARLGLAEQLEDLEWESLAPLLALPDLPYPFSADTPADAAWACLRPRVEAVAALLPELRGEEDPAALHQLRIHTKKLRYDLEILGPAFPGDPAPPLRELKELQSILGLHHDAAVLEDQAQRVQEGLEARFRRVLSEGMQALLLLLAQERVAQFDRFTEITRRVTREGFEGALREHLGLGPGA; encoded by the coding sequence ATGCACCCCATTGATCTCTCCCTCCTCCTGCACCGGGCCTTCGAGGCCCGAGGGGAGCGGCTTCTCGCCCTGACCCGGGTGGCTGGCTGGTGGCAGGAGGAGGAGCCCCTCCACCAGGTGAGGGTGGCCTCCCGCCGCCTCAGGGCCGTGATGCGCCTCCTGGACCCCGAGGCCTATCCAGGCCTGAAGCGGCAGCAGAAACGGCTGGAGTCCCTCACCCGTCTCCTGGGCCCCGTGCGGGAACTGGATGTCCACAACCAGCTGCTGGAGGAACTGGGCCACGACCTGCCCGGTCCCCACGGCTGGGCGGCCCTGGAGCACCTGCTGGAGCTGATCGAGGAGAAGAGAGGTCTGGCCCGTCTGGGGCTGGCAGAACAGCTCGAAGACCTGGAGTGGGAGAGCCTTGCCCCTCTCCTGGCCCTGCCCGACCTCCCCTACCCCTTCAGCGCCGACACGCCCGCAGACGCAGCCTGGGCATGCCTCCGCCCCAGGGTCGAGGCCGTGGCCGCCCTGCTGCCCGAGCTTCGCGGGGAGGAGGATCCGGCTGCCCTGCACCAGCTCCGCATCCACACGAAAAAGTTGCGCTACGACCTGGAGATCCTGGGACCGGCCTTCCCCGGGGACCCTGCTCCGCCCCTCCGGGAGCTCAAGGAGCTCCAGTCCATCCTCGGTCTCCACCACGACGCCGCCGTCCTGGAGGATCAGGCCCAGAGGGTCCAGGAGGGCCTTGAGGCCCGCTTCCGCCGGGTGCTCAGTGAGGGGATGCAGGCACTCCTCCTGCTGCTCGCCCAGGAGCGGGTCGCCCAGTTCGACCGCTTCACGGAGATCACCCGGAGAGTCACCCGCGAAGGCTTCGAGGGGGCCCTCCGGGAGCACCTCGGGCTCGGGCCGGGCGCATGA
- a CDS encoding alpha/beta hydrolase-fold protein, translated as MSGKMKACAGGVLLLSTLGGFAAADPVRSVTAITEVRGDGQHVCAVAVEYDGTLDGSRLRSADFSVKGAKVARVYANGSAARAGQGVDGSFAIIELEPAPRASTRMPGPPPGAGKVKGGPPAGGGPKLGQLAQDSPSPEPLRAEVTQRGELRTVAGQVLPAGGTWTSTRTLDLGVRDFRQAVYRDPRFPGQPLMYNLFVPEHYQTGKAYPLVLFMHDAGAVSLDPRRTLTQGLGAIAFASPEAQAAHECFVLAPQYDRVIVGDGSKTADQVEITVDLVKELEGRYSIDQDRVYNTGQSMGGMTSIAMDIKYPGLFAASLLVACQWDPAQVAPMAGTPLWVVVSEGDQKAKPGQDAILAVLKAHGATVSQATWSAEAPEEEVRRQAEALAVQDTRIHYTVYQGGDHRYTWQFAYGTPAFRDWLFRQARTGGRSARELSRRGEQLVRAGDPSGAFPFLKRAAELGEGRACTQLGLLYLDGHGAPASAAQALELFDRGTALGDFKAPRWAGIIHLEGRGGLPVDAREAARCFSLAAGKGDVTAHYYLGLLYERGLVYPQDFARAAECYAQAAPATGHAEGVACSALGRLYEQGLGVTRDLNKAQAWYQRGAGLGDVASLEALHRLELGASAPRR; from the coding sequence ATGTCCGGAAAGATGAAGGCCTGTGCGGGGGGCGTCCTCCTGCTGTCGACCCTGGGTGGCTTTGCCGCCGCCGACCCTGTCCGCAGTGTCACGGCCATCACCGAAGTCCGGGGCGATGGTCAGCATGTCTGCGCAGTCGCCGTCGAGTACGACGGCACCCTGGATGGCTCCAGACTCCGGAGTGCCGATTTCTCGGTGAAGGGGGCGAAGGTGGCCAGGGTCTACGCGAATGGCAGCGCTGCCCGGGCCGGGCAGGGTGTCGATGGATCCTTTGCGATCATTGAGCTGGAGCCTGCACCCAGGGCCTCCACCCGGATGCCCGGTCCCCCTCCGGGTGCAGGGAAGGTCAAGGGGGGGCCGCCCGCAGGGGGCGGCCCGAAGCTCGGCCAGCTGGCCCAGGACTCCCCATCCCCCGAGCCGCTCCGGGCCGAGGTCACCCAGCGGGGGGAGCTGCGCACGGTTGCCGGGCAGGTGCTTCCCGCCGGGGGGACCTGGACGAGCACCCGGACCCTGGATCTGGGGGTGCGGGACTTCCGCCAGGCCGTCTACCGGGATCCCCGCTTCCCCGGGCAGCCCCTGATGTACAACCTTTTCGTGCCCGAGCACTACCAGACCGGAAAGGCATACCCCCTGGTGCTCTTCATGCATGACGCCGGAGCCGTGAGCCTGGACCCCAGGCGCACCCTGACCCAGGGCCTGGGGGCCATTGCCTTTGCGAGCCCCGAGGCTCAGGCCGCCCACGAGTGCTTTGTGCTTGCGCCCCAGTACGACCGGGTCATCGTCGGGGACGGCTCGAAGACCGCCGATCAGGTCGAGATCACGGTGGATCTGGTGAAGGAGCTGGAGGGCCGCTACAGCATCGATCAGGACCGGGTCTACAACACGGGTCAGTCCATGGGGGGCATGACGAGCATCGCCATGGACATCAAATACCCCGGTCTTTTTGCGGCCTCCCTCCTGGTGGCTTGCCAGTGGGACCCCGCCCAGGTGGCCCCCATGGCCGGGACTCCACTCTGGGTCGTGGTGTCCGAGGGGGACCAGAAGGCCAAGCCGGGCCAGGATGCGATCCTTGCCGTCCTGAAGGCCCATGGGGCCACGGTCTCCCAGGCCACTTGGTCCGCTGAAGCCCCGGAAGAGGAGGTGAGGCGGCAGGCTGAGGCCCTGGCGGTCCAGGACACCCGCATCCACTACACCGTCTACCAGGGCGGGGATCACCGCTATACTTGGCAGTTCGCCTACGGGACGCCGGCTTTCCGGGACTGGCTCTTCAGGCAGGCGCGGACCGGGGGTCGCTCGGCCCGGGAACTCTCCCGGCGCGGCGAGCAGCTTGTCCGGGCCGGGGACCCTTCGGGGGCCTTTCCCTTCCTGAAACGGGCCGCGGAACTGGGAGAAGGCCGGGCCTGCACCCAGCTGGGGCTCCTCTACCTGGATGGACATGGCGCTCCTGCCTCCGCCGCCCAGGCCCTTGAGCTGTTCGACAGGGGCACGGCCCTTGGGGATTTCAAGGCCCCCCGCTGGGCCGGGATCATCCATCTGGAGGGTCGGGGCGGGCTCCCGGTGGATGCCCGTGAAGCTGCCCGCTGCTTCAGTCTGGCGGCAGGAAAGGGGGATGTGACGGCCCACTACTACCTGGGACTCCTGTACGAGCGGGGCCTGGTCTATCCCCAGGATTTCGCCAGGGCTGCGGAATGCTATGCCCAGGCCGCACCGGCCACGGGCCACGCAGAGGGGGTGGCTTGCTCCGCCCTGGGGCGCCTGTACGAGCAGGGGCTGGGTGTGACCAGGGATCTCAACAAGGCCCAGGCCTGGTACCAGCGGGGAGCCGGTCTGGGGGATGTGGCCTCTCTGGAGGCCCTGCACCGCCTGGAGCTGGGGGCTTCGGCTCCACGGAGATGA
- a CDS encoding hydrolase → MRSIQLTPEEQGKPYAKYFTRPPAPADPKRLEAMARPMDPAKALRAEDMNRLLDPGYHEVESGWCILPDGTGYIANLTPMPGVSLEMVNWWFAWHALEDLRYKIWWPEGHFSTCIPDPVERARAADTTLPLVQRFQGLTHHVQEDVGCGPEDIRIAFLSPKDFGFDMSRFDSTKCTLVAANGKSRPVGAFFLRPWAPAMMCHFVRETVEGVEFRTRFWMGRQVVDGKPKTKLPPFVKVPAAAAQGLATHNIHEYTNLGSFLPQIHAEMKDLR, encoded by the coding sequence ATGCGTTCCATCCAGCTCACCCCCGAAGAGCAGGGGAAGCCTTACGCCAAGTACTTCACCCGTCCCCCTGCGCCCGCAGATCCCAAGCGCCTGGAGGCCATGGCCCGCCCCATGGATCCCGCCAAGGCCCTGCGGGCAGAGGACATGAACCGCCTGCTCGATCCCGGCTACCACGAGGTGGAGAGCGGCTGGTGCATCCTCCCCGATGGCACCGGCTACATCGCCAACCTGACGCCCATGCCCGGGGTGAGCCTGGAGATGGTGAACTGGTGGTTCGCCTGGCATGCCCTGGAGGACCTGCGCTACAAGATCTGGTGGCCGGAGGGGCACTTCTCGACCTGCATCCCCGATCCCGTGGAGCGCGCCAGGGCGGCGGACACGACCTTGCCTCTGGTGCAGCGCTTCCAGGGGCTCACGCACCATGTCCAGGAGGATGTCGGATGCGGCCCCGAGGACATCCGGATCGCCTTCCTGAGCCCCAAGGACTTCGGCTTTGATATGTCCCGTTTCGACAGCACGAAGTGCACCCTGGTGGCCGCCAACGGCAAGAGCCGTCCCGTGGGGGCCTTCTTCCTGCGCCCCTGGGCGCCCGCCATGATGTGCCACTTCGTGCGCGAGACCGTGGAGGGAGTGGAGTTCCGCACCCGCTTCTGGATGGGGCGCCAGGTGGTGGATGGCAAGCCCAAGACCAAGCTGCCGCCCTTCGTGAAGGTGCCCGCCGCCGCCGCCCAGGGGCTGGCCACCCACAACATCCACGAGTACACCAACCTGGGTTCCTTCCTGCCCCAGATCCATGCTGAGATGAAGGATCTCCGGTAG
- a CDS encoding flavin reductase — MQGFVKSGVEGLQENPFELIGHQWMLVAAGTAEEHNAMTASWGGLGVLWQKNVATIYIRPTRYTLEFVEKHELFTLSFLAQEHRGAHGVFGSESGRQTDKTRKTGFTPIATDEGSVSFEQAELVLQCRKLYHQDLDPAGFLDPSIEALYPLKDYHRVIVGEIQAVYRRG; from the coding sequence ATGCAGGGATTCGTGAAGAGCGGTGTGGAGGGGCTGCAGGAGAACCCCTTCGAGCTGATCGGGCACCAGTGGATGCTGGTTGCCGCCGGTACGGCCGAGGAGCACAACGCCATGACCGCCAGCTGGGGTGGCCTGGGGGTGCTCTGGCAGAAGAACGTGGCCACCATCTATATCCGCCCCACCCGCTACACCCTGGAGTTCGTGGAGAAGCACGAGCTCTTCACCCTTTCCTTCCTGGCCCAGGAGCACCGGGGCGCCCATGGGGTCTTCGGGAGCGAGTCCGGACGGCAGACCGACAAGACCCGCAAGACCGGCTTCACCCCCATCGCCACCGACGAGGGCTCGGTCAGCTTCGAGCAGGCCGAGCTGGTACTCCAGTGCCGCAAGCTCTACCACCAGGACCTGGATCCGGCGGGCTTCCTGGACCCCTCCATCGAGGCCCTCTATCCCCTCAAGGACTACCACCGGGTCATTGTCGGAGAGATACAGGCGGTCTACCGCCGGGGCTGA